A stretch of the Azorhizobium caulinodans ORS 571 genome encodes the following:
- a CDS encoding ABC transporter ATP-binding protein: MTPPSPHVPDEPPDLIIEELSLRYGAQVLCADLSVTLPGGRTTALLGPSGVGKSSLLKAIAGLVPAHAGRITASDGRPVTDRVAYMAQQDLLLPWLCVLDNVTLGARLRGEVADRDFAHHLLNRVGLAGVAKALPQTLSGGMRQRAAIARTLYERQPFVLMDEPFSALDAITRARIQDLAAELLAGRTVLLITHDPLEACRLGHEMRVLSGLPARLGSPMTVPGAVPRPADAAAVLEAQGALLRRLIAEAA, from the coding sequence ATGACCCCGCCCTCCCCCCACGTGCCGGATGAGCCGCCGGACCTCATCATCGAGGAACTGTCCCTAAGGTACGGTGCGCAGGTCCTCTGCGCCGACCTCTCCGTGACGTTGCCGGGCGGGCGCACCACCGCGCTTCTCGGCCCAAGCGGGGTGGGCAAGAGCAGCCTGCTGAAGGCCATCGCCGGGCTGGTGCCGGCGCATGCGGGGCGGATCACGGCCTCGGACGGGCGGCCGGTGACCGATCGGGTGGCCTATATGGCGCAGCAGGATCTCCTGCTGCCCTGGCTCTGCGTGCTCGACAACGTGACCCTCGGCGCGCGGCTGCGTGGGGAGGTCGCGGACCGGGATTTCGCCCACCACCTGCTGAACCGCGTAGGTCTGGCGGGTGTTGCCAAGGCCCTGCCCCAGACCCTTTCCGGCGGCATGCGGCAGCGGGCCGCCATCGCCCGCACGCTCTATGAGCGCCAGCCCTTCGTACTCATGGACGAGCCCTTCTCCGCCCTCGACGCTATCACCCGCGCCCGGATCCAGGACCTCGCCGCCGAACTGCTCGCCGGCCGCACGGTGCTGCTCATCACCCACGATCCGCTGGAAGCCTGCCGGCTGGGGCACGAGATGCGTGTGCTTTCGGGCCTGCCGGCCCGGCTCGGCTCTCCGATGACCGTGCCGGGCGCCGTCCCCCGTCCCGCGGACGCTGCGGCCGTGCTGGAAGCCCAGGGTGCCCTCCTGCGCCGCCTCATAGCGGAGGCCGCATGA
- a CDS encoding GNAT family N-acetyltransferase, whose translation MQQEAVVRPSITFRLPTDADFPVLAEIRRDPHMQAMLMAIPDRTDDAAVRQWIERRVSEPNGLFRVICETQAQEALGFIQISQVNTRDLHGYGAVALSRRCTFPGAALLAMRELMRAARADLGLRKLMAEIRSDNVDAIRMNELCGYKVVGTLESHFADADNKRHDVLLLQRVLVSQRTN comes from the coding sequence ATGCAACAGGAGGCGGTCGTTCGTCCATCCATCACTTTCAGGCTGCCGACCGACGCGGATTTTCCGGTTCTCGCGGAGATCCGCCGCGACCCGCACATGCAGGCCATGCTGATGGCCATTCCTGACCGCACCGATGACGCCGCCGTGCGGCAGTGGATCGAGCGCCGTGTCAGTGAGCCGAACGGCCTCTTCCGGGTTATCTGTGAAACGCAGGCGCAGGAAGCGCTGGGTTTCATCCAGATCAGCCAGGTCAATACCCGCGATCTTCATGGCTATGGCGCCGTTGCCTTGTCCCGCCGCTGCACCTTTCCCGGTGCGGCCCTGCTGGCCATGCGCGAGCTGATGCGGGCGGCCCGCGCCGATCTCGGCCTGCGCAAGCTCATGGCCGAGATCCGCAGCGACAATGTGGACGCCATCCGCATGAACGAGCTGTGCGGTTACAAGGTCGTCGGCACGCTGGAAAGCCACTTTGCCGATGCCGACAACAAGAGGCACGATGTCCTGCTGCTGCAACGGGTTCTCGTCAGCCAGCGGACGAACTGA
- a CDS encoding SDR family NAD(P)-dependent oxidoreductase, whose protein sequence is MCIELTGRVALVTGASRGIGLAVARRLADAGATVVINARQLDEGLLEGWPQDVRERIVLEAGDVSDPEVARRIVRGLFSRFKRLDILVNNAGIMRAAMIGMIPDADVRATLDVNVGSAIHMTQAAARLMARSGGAIVNVASIVGLEGASGQLAYAASKAGVVGATRAAAKELAPKGVRVNAVAPGYIETDMTANLGAEVKAQTLKTIGLGRTGTPEDVADVVLFLCSDLSRYVTGQVLRVDGGMVI, encoded by the coding sequence ATGTGCATTGAGCTGACAGGGCGCGTCGCCCTCGTGACCGGCGCCTCCCGTGGCATCGGACTTGCCGTCGCGCGCCGTCTGGCCGATGCGGGCGCCACCGTCGTGATCAATGCGCGCCAGTTGGATGAGGGGCTGCTTGAGGGGTGGCCGCAGGATGTGCGGGAGCGCATCGTCCTGGAGGCGGGAGACGTGAGCGACCCGGAGGTCGCCCGGCGGATCGTCCGTGGCCTGTTCTCGCGCTTCAAGCGGCTCGACATTCTGGTCAACAACGCCGGCATCATGCGCGCCGCCATGATCGGCATGATCCCGGACGCGGACGTGCGTGCCACGCTCGACGTCAATGTCGGCAGCGCCATCCACATGACGCAGGCCGCTGCACGGCTGATGGCGCGCAGCGGCGGTGCCATCGTGAACGTGGCCTCCATCGTCGGGCTTGAGGGCGCCTCCGGCCAGCTGGCCTATGCGGCGTCCAAGGCCGGCGTTGTGGGCGCCACACGCGCCGCCGCCAAGGAACTGGCCCCGAAGGGCGTGCGGGTCAATGCAGTGGCACCGGGCTATATCGAAACGGACATGACCGCCAACCTCGGCGCGGAGGTGAAGGCGCAGACCCTGAAGACCATCGGTCTCGGCCGCACCGGCACGCCGGAGGATGTGGCCGATGTGGTGCTGTTCCTGTGCTCGGACCTCTCCCGCTACGTGACGGGACAGGTGCTGCGCGTGGACGGCGGCATGGTCATCTGA
- a CDS encoding AMP-binding protein produces the protein MTDPTCAGLFPEPDGTSDRPLVWDDRSGVWRTADDIRGLSLRLAQRIERPGKQLVFLLATNAPETLVGLLAAAAAGHAVALIDPTLSPDRLDDLVRDYRPELVIGTGAGALCQPGNWNVAPSDGVFPEIAARIGATGPSDIHPDLGLLLLTSGTTGSSKFVRLSWAAVTANARQIAASLAITRESVAIAHLPFHYSYGLSVITSHLAMGARIAFIDDALTSPSFWDKVADCGGSHFPGVPFHYRVLTRLGLDRAPSSVTCFTQAGGHLETLTQTTMIAVCEKRGARFYVMYGQTEASPRMSCVPSDRLLEKLGSVGLAMPEGRLSIIDGEGRPLPAGETGGVVYEGPNVMMGYATCRTDLSLGDTTGGRIETGDLGRLDAEGFLFLSGRAARFAKIAGLRLSLDDMERQLAGLGTVACLDLGERIAVVFEGDVPEGAKEQARTLALACKIPAATFQLRALPEIPRKTSGKMDYARAKEALNV, from the coding sequence ATGACGGATCCCACATGCGCCGGACTGTTTCCCGAGCCGGACGGCACGTCGGATCGCCCGCTGGTGTGGGACGACCGCAGTGGCGTGTGGCGGACTGCCGATGACATCCGCGGCCTCAGCCTGCGCCTTGCCCAGCGGATTGAACGGCCGGGCAAGCAACTCGTCTTTCTCCTCGCCACCAACGCGCCGGAGACGCTGGTCGGCCTGCTGGCAGCGGCAGCGGCCGGGCATGCGGTCGCCCTGATCGACCCCACCCTGTCGCCCGACAGGCTGGACGATCTGGTGCGGGACTATCGGCCGGAACTGGTGATCGGCACCGGAGCGGGTGCGCTCTGTCAGCCGGGAAATTGGAATGTCGCGCCGTCCGATGGGGTCTTCCCGGAGATCGCCGCGCGGATCGGGGCTACAGGCCCATCGGACATCCATCCGGACCTCGGGCTTCTGCTGCTAACCTCCGGCACCACGGGAAGCTCCAAATTCGTGCGCCTGTCCTGGGCTGCGGTGACGGCCAATGCCCGGCAGATTGCCGCGAGTCTTGCGATTACCCGCGAGAGCGTCGCGATTGCCCATCTGCCGTTCCATTACTCCTACGGCCTCTCCGTCATCACGTCCCATCTCGCTATGGGCGCGCGCATCGCCTTCATCGACGATGCGCTCACCTCGCCGTCCTTCTGGGACAAGGTGGCGGACTGCGGCGGCAGCCATTTTCCGGGTGTGCCGTTCCATTACCGCGTCCTGACCCGGCTCGGCCTTGATCGCGCGCCGTCCAGCGTCACCTGCTTCACGCAGGCCGGCGGCCATCTCGAAACGCTGACCCAGACGACGATGATCGCTGTCTGCGAGAAGCGCGGGGCCCGTTTCTACGTGATGTACGGCCAGACGGAGGCGTCCCCGCGGATGTCCTGCGTGCCCAGTGACCGGCTGCTGGAGAAGCTCGGCTCCGTCGGGCTGGCAATGCCGGAGGGGCGTCTCAGCATCATCGATGGCGAGGGACGCCCACTGCCAGCGGGCGAGACCGGCGGCGTGGTCTATGAGGGTCCCAATGTGATGATGGGCTATGCCACCTGCCGCACGGATCTCTCCCTTGGCGATACCACGGGCGGACGCATCGAGACGGGTGACCTCGGTCGTCTGGACGCTGAGGGCTTCCTGTTCCTGTCCGGACGGGCGGCGCGCTTCGCCAAGATCGCCGGATTGCGCCTCAGTCTCGACGACATGGAGCGGCAACTGGCCGGGCTCGGCACTGTCGCCTGCCTTGATCTCGGGGAGCGGATCGCCGTGGTGTTCGAGGGCGATGTTCCGGAGGGCGCCAAGGAGCAGGCAAGAACCCTCGCGCTGGCCTGCAAGATTCCCGCAGCGACCTTCCAACTCAGGGCCTTGCCCGAGATCCCGCGCAAGACGAGCGGGAAGATGGATTATGCCCGTGCGAAGGAGGCGCTGAATGTTTGA
- a CDS encoding acyl-protein synthetase has product MFEPLLQASPYSLRQAEKEARLLPGLNELTRFHYEHCAPYAHIIDAAWGGLKEARSIADVPFLPVQIFKQLELSSTAAPTMTLQSSGTSGQTPSRIVVDAETADRQSRALVATFRPILGDSRLPFLAIDTKDVIKPNNLTARGAGVLGMMKFGAKATFALAPDLEVDDAVIRRFVEANRGRPFLIFGFTFLVWTKLFDHYADGELDLSDAILVHSGGWKKLEEKRVSNAVFRASLKRRFNVEKIYNFYGFVEQIGSMFVEGPGGLLYPPNFTDAIVRRPGSWDVAPEGEEGVLQVVSLLPKSYPGHSVLTEDRGMVVATDAGQDGHYGKAIVVAGRVAKAELRGCSDIIAAEAR; this is encoded by the coding sequence ATGTTTGAGCCGCTCCTTCAGGCGTCGCCCTATTCGCTGCGGCAGGCGGAGAAGGAGGCGCGGCTGCTGCCAGGCCTAAACGAGCTGACGCGCTTCCACTATGAACACTGCGCCCCCTATGCCCACATCATCGATGCGGCCTGGGGCGGGCTCAAGGAGGCGCGGAGCATTGCCGACGTTCCCTTCCTGCCCGTGCAGATCTTCAAGCAGCTTGAACTGTCCTCCACAGCGGCTCCCACGATGACGCTGCAATCGAGCGGCACGAGCGGGCAGACGCCGAGCCGCATCGTGGTGGATGCGGAAACGGCGGACCGGCAGTCGCGCGCGCTGGTGGCCACCTTCCGGCCCATTCTGGGGGACAGCCGGCTGCCCTTCCTCGCCATCGACACCAAGGACGTCATCAAGCCGAACAATCTGACGGCGCGGGGCGCTGGCGTGCTCGGCATGATGAAGTTCGGCGCCAAGGCGACCTTCGCGCTCGCGCCCGATCTCGAAGTGGACGACGCCGTCATCCGCCGCTTCGTGGAGGCCAATCGGGGGCGTCCGTTCCTGATCTTCGGCTTCACTTTCCTCGTATGGACGAAGCTGTTCGACCATTATGCCGATGGTGAACTGGATCTCTCCGATGCCATCCTCGTCCATTCCGGCGGCTGGAAGAAGCTCGAGGAAAAGAGGGTCTCCAACGCCGTCTTCCGTGCGTCTCTGAAGCGGCGCTTCAACGTCGAAAAGATCTATAATTTCTATGGTTTCGTGGAGCAGATCGGCTCCATGTTCGTGGAAGGCCCCGGTGGGCTGCTCTACCCGCCCAACTTCACCGATGCGATCGTCCGCCGTCCCGGCAGTTGGGATGTGGCGCCGGAGGGGGAGGAGGGCGTTCTCCAGGTGGTGTCGCTTCTGCCCAAATCCTATCCCGGCCACAGCGTGTTGACTGAGGATCGGGGAATGGTTGTCGCCACCGATGCTGGGCAGGATGGCCACTACGGCAAAGCGATCGTCGTGGCCGGCCGTGTTGCCAAGGCCGAGCTGCGCGGATGCAGCGACATCATCGCGGCCGAGGCGCGCTAG
- a CDS encoding acyl-CoA reductase codes for MDRAQKIITQFGPNGRRSMLDAQELCARLDAARQTLPHPFEAERVRIVASVADAISRHKGELSPAIRYLGFWTRAAALKLLERSFAATIPPHTLRRPRGMTFHLPPRNVETIFLYSWILSFLAGNANIVRLPQEVSGTVGWVLDLFLAALDASSERSQLFVHYPLDTDLSGLISAHSDARMVWGGDAKVGAFERLPLRNGGKSLWFGDRSSLCLLDGAAVGALGPAEREALAQKFFNDVFVFDQMACSSPQALYVVGTPTAHLEGVRNLLAAIGHVATAKGAIGAAGHQIAKMTAAFSAAASGDVIDLSWRGTELTTVVSGVAERVDRRIGGGFLSVVFLPDLAALNGVLRERDQTITHFGFSEDAIRLAAARNLGPGVSRWTPVGSALDFDSVWDGYDILSELTRACRVG; via the coding sequence ATGGACAGGGCACAGAAGATCATTACCCAGTTCGGCCCCAATGGGCGCCGGTCCATGCTGGATGCGCAGGAACTCTGTGCGCGCCTCGACGCTGCGCGCCAGACGCTGCCGCATCCCTTCGAGGCGGAGCGCGTCCGGATCGTGGCTTCCGTCGCCGACGCGATCAGCCGGCACAAGGGCGAGCTGTCACCTGCCATCCGGTATCTCGGCTTCTGGACACGGGCGGCGGCGCTGAAGCTGCTGGAGCGCAGCTTCGCGGCCACCATCCCGCCCCACACGCTGCGCCGGCCGCGGGGAATGACTTTCCACCTGCCGCCGCGCAACGTCGAGACCATCTTCCTCTATTCGTGGATCCTGTCCTTCCTCGCCGGAAACGCCAACATCGTGCGCCTGCCGCAGGAGGTGAGCGGCACGGTCGGATGGGTTCTGGACCTGTTCCTTGCGGCGCTCGATGCGTCCAGCGAGCGGTCGCAGCTCTTCGTGCATTATCCGCTCGATACGGACCTCAGCGGGCTCATCTCCGCCCATAGCGATGCCAGGATGGTCTGGGGCGGTGATGCCAAGGTGGGGGCCTTCGAGCGCCTGCCGCTTAGGAATGGCGGCAAGTCGCTGTGGTTCGGCGACCGCTCTTCGCTCTGTCTTCTGGACGGCGCGGCCGTGGGTGCGCTCGGTCCGGCGGAGCGCGAGGCGCTGGCGCAGAAATTCTTCAACGACGTTTTCGTTTTCGACCAGATGGCCTGCTCCTCCCCGCAGGCGCTTTATGTGGTCGGCACGCCGACGGCGCATCTGGAAGGCGTCCGAAACCTGCTGGCGGCCATCGGCCACGTCGCGACGGCCAAGGGCGCCATCGGCGCGGCCGGGCACCAGATCGCCAAGATGACGGCGGCCTTCTCGGCTGCGGCGTCCGGGGATGTGATCGACTTGTCCTGGCGGGGGACGGAACTCACCACCGTCGTCTCCGGCGTGGCCGAGCGTGTGGACCGGCGGATCGGCGGCGGCTTCCTCTCCGTGGTGTTCCTCCCCGATCTCGCTGCCCTCAACGGCGTGCTGCGGGAGCGGGACCAGACCATCACGCATTTCGGTTTCTCGGAAGACGCCATCCGCCTGGCGGCCGCGCGCAATCTCGGCCCTGGTGTGTCGCGCTGGACGCCCGTGGGCTCAGCGCTTGATTTCGACAGCGTGTGGGACGGGTACGACATCCTGTCCGAACTGACCCGCGCCTGCCGCGTCGGTTGA
- the alr gene encoding alanine racemase produces MNDYRAKTMLADGGCGVLTIDLGALARNYRKLKETAAPAAVAAVVKADAYGLGAGLVSERLYAEGCRHFFVAHFVEAVRLRPTLPVEATLLVLNGLMPGEEEHAADLGVTPVINCLEQAAAWATEAKVRGTRLKAAIQIDTGMSRLGLSEADVASLRADSLFAEAVEPILLMSHLACADTPAAPASAGQLAVMQRVAAHFPGLPVSLANSGGVFLGGAFHFALARPGIAVYGGAPVSDVANPMEPVVRIDIPVIQARTVPAGTAVGYGGTFVTTGETRLATLSGGYADGIPRHLSSSGALYYQGVRLPIAGRVSMDSLTVDASALPEGGLRLGTMVEFVGPSQSLEQVAADAGTISYEILTRLGRRYRRVYI; encoded by the coding sequence ATGAACGATTATCGGGCGAAAACCATGCTTGCGGATGGCGGCTGTGGTGTCCTCACCATCGATCTCGGTGCCCTCGCGCGCAATTACCGCAAGCTGAAAGAGACCGCCGCGCCTGCCGCCGTCGCTGCCGTGGTGAAGGCCGATGCCTACGGGCTTGGGGCTGGGCTCGTCAGCGAGCGCCTCTATGCGGAAGGCTGCCGGCACTTCTTCGTCGCCCATTTCGTCGAGGCCGTGCGCCTGCGCCCGACCCTGCCGGTGGAAGCGACCCTTCTCGTCCTTAACGGCCTGATGCCGGGCGAGGAGGAGCACGCGGCGGACCTGGGCGTGACGCCGGTCATCAATTGCCTTGAGCAGGCGGCCGCCTGGGCGACAGAGGCGAAGGTCCGTGGGACACGCCTCAAGGCCGCGATCCAGATTGATACCGGCATGTCTCGCCTCGGTCTGTCGGAGGCGGATGTCGCGTCCTTGCGGGCGGACAGCCTGTTCGCCGAGGCGGTCGAGCCCATCCTGCTTATGAGCCATCTCGCCTGTGCCGATACGCCGGCCGCTCCGGCGAGCGCCGGCCAGCTGGCCGTCATGCAGCGTGTTGCAGCACACTTCCCCGGCCTGCCGGTGTCGCTCGCCAATTCCGGCGGCGTCTTCCTTGGCGGCGCCTTCCATTTCGCCCTCGCGCGGCCGGGCATTGCCGTTTATGGCGGCGCGCCCGTGAGCGACGTTGCCAATCCCATGGAGCCGGTGGTCCGCATCGACATCCCGGTCATCCAGGCGCGAACCGTGCCGGCGGGCACGGCGGTGGGCTATGGCGGCACCTTCGTCACCACCGGCGAGACGCGGCTCGCGACGCTGAGCGGCGGCTATGCGGACGGCATTCCACGCCATCTCAGCTCCAGCGGCGCCCTCTACTATCAGGGCGTGCGTTTGCCCATCGCCGGGCGCGTCTCCATGGACAGCCTCACTGTGGATGCCTCGGCGCTGCCGGAAGGGGGCCTCCGGCTCGGCACCATGGTCGAATTCGTCGGCCCCAGCCAATCGCTGGAACAGGTGGCCGCCGACGCCGGCACCATCTCCTACGAGATCCTGACCCGCCTCGGCCGTCGCTATCGCCGGGTCTACATCTGA
- a CDS encoding D-amino acid dehydrogenase translates to MRIIVLGAGVIGVTSAYFLAKAGHEVTVLDRQAGPALETSYANAGEVSPGYSSPWAAPGIPMKAAKWLFMKHAPLIVRPTLDPVTWRWMLQMLANCTSARYAVNKGRMVRIAEYSRDVLMQLRADTGIRYDERMQGTLEVFRSQKQLDGIAKDIAVLKADGVPFEVLDREGCVQVEPGLKPAAHKIVGGLRLPGDETGDCFLFTNALAKLAEGLGVRFVYNVDLKRLRRDGDRIAAVETAQGDYIADSYVAALGSYMPGFLAPLGLDLPIYPVKGYSITVPILDEAKAPVSTVMDEYYKIAITRLGSRIRVGGMAEIARFNKDLPPARQATLTLSVEDLFGGAGDQKKAEFWCGLRPMTPDGTPIIGKTKFGNLFLNGGHGTLGWTMSCGSARLLSDIISGAKPEISTEGLDLSRYR, encoded by the coding sequence ATGCGGATCATCGTTCTGGGCGCCGGCGTCATCGGCGTCACCTCCGCCTATTTCCTGGCGAAGGCCGGCCATGAGGTGACGGTGCTCGACCGGCAGGCCGGACCGGCGCTGGAAACGAGCTATGCCAATGCCGGCGAGGTGTCGCCGGGCTATTCCTCGCCTTGGGCAGCGCCGGGCATTCCCATGAAGGCCGCCAAGTGGCTGTTCATGAAGCACGCCCCGCTCATCGTCCGCCCGACGCTCGATCCGGTGACCTGGCGCTGGATGCTCCAGATGCTCGCCAACTGCACCTCGGCCCGCTATGCGGTGAACAAGGGCCGCATGGTGCGCATCGCCGAATACAGCCGCGATGTGCTCATGCAACTGCGGGCCGATACGGGCATCCGCTATGACGAGCGCATGCAGGGCACGCTGGAAGTGTTCCGCAGCCAGAAGCAGCTCGACGGCATCGCCAAGGACATCGCCGTCCTGAAGGCGGACGGCGTGCCGTTCGAGGTTCTGGACCGCGAAGGCTGCGTGCAGGTGGAGCCGGGCCTCAAGCCCGCCGCCCACAAGATCGTCGGCGGCCTGCGCCTGCCGGGCGACGAGACCGGCGACTGCTTCCTCTTCACCAATGCCTTGGCCAAGCTCGCTGAGGGCCTGGGCGTGCGCTTCGTCTACAATGTGGACCTGAAGCGCCTGCGCCGGGATGGCGACCGCATCGCGGCCGTCGAGACCGCGCAGGGCGATTACATCGCAGACAGCTATGTGGCGGCGCTCGGCAGCTACATGCCAGGCTTCCTCGCCCCGCTCGGCCTCGACCTGCCCATCTATCCCGTGAAGGGCTATTCCATCACCGTGCCGATCCTCGACGAGGCCAAGGCACCCGTCTCCACCGTGATGGACGAATATTACAAGATCGCCATCACCCGCCTCGGCTCGCGCATCCGCGTCGGCGGCATGGCGGAGATCGCCCGCTTCAACAAGGATCTGCCGCCCGCCCGCCAGGCGACGCTCACCCTCTCGGTGGAAGACCTGTTCGGCGGCGCCGGCGACCAGAAGAAGGCGGAGTTCTGGTGCGGCCTGCGCCCCATGACGCCGGATGGCACGCCCATCATCGGCAAGACGAAGTTCGGCAACCTGTTCCTGAACGGTGGCCACGGCACGCTCGGCTGGACCATGTCCTGCGGGTCCGCCCGTCTCCTGTCCGACATCATCTCCGGTGCCAAACCCGAAATCTCCACCGAAGGGCTGGATCTCTCCCGCTATCGCTGA
- a CDS encoding Lrp/AsnC family transcriptional regulator — protein sequence MHEIDAIDRKIIRQLRLDARISNVDLGKVVGLSPSACHRRIALMEKAGIITGYTALTDMTAGAPSIAVIIQITLERQTEEYLNRFELAVRKFPEIRECLLMTGLSDYVLRVDVENALEFERIHKEILSVLPGVLRINSNFAIRNVLADRRVAARPED from the coding sequence ATGCACGAGATTGACGCGATCGACCGGAAGATCATCCGCCAGCTGCGGCTCGATGCCCGCATCTCCAATGTGGATCTCGGCAAGGTGGTGGGGCTGTCCCCGTCGGCCTGTCACCGCCGCATTGCGCTGATGGAGAAGGCCGGCATCATCACCGGCTATACGGCGCTCACCGACATGACAGCCGGCGCCCCGTCCATCGCCGTCATCATCCAGATCACACTGGAGCGGCAGACGGAGGAATATCTGAACCGCTTCGAGCTCGCGGTGCGCAAGTTTCCCGAGATCCGCGAATGCCTGCTGATGACCGGCCTCTCGGACTATGTGCTGCGGGTGGACGTGGAGAATGCGCTGGAGTTCGAGCGCATTCACAAGGAGATCCTGTCCGTTCTTCCCGGCGTGCTGCGCATCAATTCCAATTTCGCCATCCGCAACGTGCTCGCCGACCGGCGGGTTGCGGCGCGGCCGGAGGATTAG
- a CDS encoding LysE family translocator: MDPVSAVIAFSLAAALLVITPGLDTALVLRTAAVEGPRPALQAGAGVSSGVLLWGLIASLGLGALLAVSETAYMVLKVVGSLYLLWLGGRMLLAALRPDGGAGAAVVVPRNASAGNWFWRGLMTNLLNPKVGIFYVTFLPQFVPPDMPVVAFSFGLAAIHVAMGMSWFALLVGATRPFARVLQSPTVRRVLDGLTGCVLVAFGLRLALERRG; this comes from the coding sequence ATGGACCCGGTTTCGGCGGTGATCGCCTTTTCCCTCGCGGCCGCACTGCTGGTCATCACGCCCGGCCTCGACACGGCGCTCGTGCTCCGCACCGCTGCCGTGGAAGGGCCGCGCCCGGCCTTGCAGGCGGGTGCGGGCGTCTCGTCAGGCGTGCTGCTCTGGGGACTGATCGCCTCGCTGGGCCTCGGGGCGCTGCTGGCGGTGTCGGAAACCGCCTATATGGTGCTCAAGGTCGTCGGCAGCCTGTATCTGCTGTGGCTCGGCGGCCGCATGCTTCTGGCAGCACTACGCCCCGACGGTGGTGCCGGAGCGGCGGTGGTCGTACCCCGTAACGCCTCAGCCGGCAACTGGTTCTGGCGCGGCCTGATGACCAATCTGCTGAATCCGAAGGTCGGCATCTTCTACGTGACGTTCCTGCCCCAGTTCGTGCCGCCGGACATGCCGGTGGTAGCCTTCAGCTTCGGCCTCGCTGCCATCCATGTGGCGATGGGCATGAGCTGGTTCGCGCTGCTGGTCGGCGCAACACGTCCCTTCGCCCGCGTGCTCCAGAGCCCCACCGTGCGCCGGGTGCTCGACGGGCTCACGGGGTGCGTGCTGGTCGCCTTCGGCCTGCGCCTCGCGCTGGAACGCCGGGGCTAA